One region of Purpureocillium takamizusanense chromosome 4, complete sequence genomic DNA includes:
- a CDS encoding uncharacterized protein (COG:S~EggNog:ENOG503P0Y0~TransMembrane:3 (i12-34o46-63i75-98o)), which produces MTVELFRDWRILILMPTFFVPEMFLPFQSSMNAYAFNLRTRTLNSLLNNLIQIPITLFMGLLLDSSRIKSRKKRTLLGITFEAIWITAAYIAQSIWLASWSFD; this is translated from the coding sequence ATGACAGTAGAATTATTCAGGGATTGGAGGATACTGATATTGATGCCCACCTTTTTTGTTCCCGAGATGTTCCTGCCGTTCCAGTCGTCCATGAATGCCTACGCGTTCAATCTGCGCACCAGAACACTCAACAGTCTTCTTAATAATCTCATTCAAATTCCCATCACCTTGTTTATGGGCCTTCTACTCGATTCTTCAAGGATCAAGAGCCGCAAGAAGCGCACTCTCCTTGGAATTACCTTCGAGGCTATTTGGATTACGGCCGCATACATTGCGCAGAGCATCTGGCTCGCCAGCTGGAGCTTTGACTGA